In a single window of the Heliangelus exortis chromosome 1, bHelExo1.hap1, whole genome shotgun sequence genome:
- the KCTD12 gene encoding BTB/POZ domain-containing protein KCTD12 has protein sequence MALADSARGLPNGGGVSPASGSGAAAGSGAAGGGWSSFPEIVELNVGGQVYVTRRCTVVSVRDSLLWRMFSQQQPSELPRDSKGRFFLDRDGFLFRYILDYLRDLQLVLPEHFPERSRLQREAEYFQLPDLARRLAQARVAAAAARPAVLHRDGSLCADEPPPPPLLGYLEAEPLEGGGGGAVASAPSPTASRSPSGGPLLTPSQSLDGAAGRRSGYITIGYRGSYTIGREAQADAKFRRVARITVCGKTALAKEVFGETLNESRDPDRPPERYTARYYLKFNFLEQAFDRLSEAGFRMAACSSTGTCAFGPEQGGPADDKIWTSYTEYVFCRD, from the coding sequence ATGGCCCTGGCGGACAGCGCTCGCGGTCTGCCCAACGGCGGCGGCGTCTCGCCGGCATCGGGGAGCGGTGCGGCGGCGGGGAGCGGTGCGGCGGGGGGTGGCTGGTCGTCCTTCCCGGAGATCGTGGAGCTGAACGTGGGCGGGCAGGTGTACGTGACGCGGCGCTGCACCGTGGTCTCGGTGCGAGACTCGCTGCTCTGGCGCATGTTCTCGCAGCAGCAGCCCAGCGAGCTGCCCCGGGACAGCAAGGGCCGCTTCTTCCTTGACCGAGACGGCTTCCTCTTCCGCTACATCTTGGACTACTTGCGGGACCTGCAGCTGGTGCTGCCCGAGCACTTCCCCGAGCGCAGCCGCCTCCAGCGGGAAGCCGAGTACTTCCAGCTGCCCGACCTGGCTCGGCGCTTGGCTCAGGCTCGggtcgccgccgccgccgcccgccccgccgtCCTGCACCGCGACGGCTCCCTCTGCGCCGAcgagccgccgccgccgccgctcctgGGCTACCTGGAGGCTGAGCCGCTGGAAGGAGGCGGCGGGGGAGCCGTGGCCTCCGCTCCGTCGCCCACCGCCAGCCGCAGCCCCTCGGGCGGGCCGCTGCTCACCCCCTCGCAGTCGCTGGACGGGGCGGCCGGGCGGCGCTCGGGCTACATCACCATCGGCTACCGGGGGTCGTACACCATAGGGCGGGAGGCGCAGGCCGACGCCAAGTTCCGGCGGGTGGCCCGCATCACCGTCTGCGGCAAGACGGCCCTGGCCAAGGAGGTCTTCGGGGAGACGCTGAACGAGAGCCGTGACCCCGACCGCCCTCCTGAGCGCTACACTGCCCGCTACTACCTCAAGTTCAACTTCCTCGAGCAAGCCTTCGACCGGCTCTCCGAGGCCGGCTTCCGCATGGCCGCCTGCTCATCCACCGGCACCTGCGCCTTCGGCCCCGAGCAGGGCGGTCCCGCCGATGACAAGATCTGGACCAGTTACACCGAGTATGTCTTCTGCCGGGACTGA
- the LOC139788038 gene encoding T-cell activation Rho GTPase-activating protein-like, whose protein sequence is AKGTEISPACDPPPSHLSFLAQASPARAAQLCSHLLLPLRKVPLPQGLSPAQQLSPFSSFLFSPLLQDLLTLLHQQGPSTKGIFRLAAEKRACRQLRKALESGAEVPLGSHPVHLLAAILKDFLREIPSKLLEEELYEEWMRALQKTSRQEGLAALKEVASKLPEANLQLLRSLLALLGAISSNADTTSMTAGNLAICLGPSLLSPPQEQILPLDELLQVTGKVIHLVEFLIDHHRELFEEEAAAPEAEGETSEVCEVHKQHDRKSLHPQQVGLLPQGQVRTSSDLQLCTSAG, encoded by the exons GCAAAGGGCACCGAGATTTCTCCTGCCTGTGATCCCCCCCCCAGCCATCTCTCTTTCTTAGCCCAGGCCAGCCCAGCCAGAGCTGCCCAGCTCTGTTCACAcctgctcctgcccctcagGAAGgttcccctgccccagggcttGTCTCCAGCCCAGCaactctctcctttctcctctttcctcttctctcccctgctACAGGACCTGCTGACTCTCCTGCACCAGCAAGGGCCATCCACAAAGGGGATCTTCCGGCTGGCGGCCGAAAAGCGTGCCTGCCGCCAGCTGAGAAAGGCTCTCGAGAGCGGGGCAGAGGTCCCCCTCGGGAGCCATCCTGTGCACCTGCTGGCTGCCATCTTGAAG GACTTCCTCCGCGAGATCCCCTCCAAGCTCCTCGAGGAAGAGCTCTACGAGGAGTGGATGAGAGCCCTGCAGAAgaccagcaggcaggaggggctggcagCACTGAAGGA GGTGGCCAGCAAGTTGCCCGAGGCcaacctccagctcctcaggagcttGCTGGCCCTGCTTGGAGCCATCAGCAGCAATGCGGACACCACCAGCATGACTGCTGGCAACCTGGCCATCTGCCTGGGGCCAAGCCTCCTCAGCCCACCCCAGGAGCAGATCCTTCCCCtggatgagctgctgcaggtgacaGGGAAG GTGATACATCTGGTGGAGTTCCTTATTGACCACCACAGGGAACTCTttgaggaggaggctgctgcacCAGAGGCAGAAGGGGAAACATCGGAGGTATGTGAGGTTCACAAACAGCATGACAGGAAAAGCCTCCACCCTCAGCAAGTGGGcctgctgccccagggacaAGTGAGGACATCCAGCgacctgcagctctgcacaagTGCAGGTTGA
- the LOC139788671 gene encoding uncharacterized protein, translating to MKELIVHRECKEGSDIKQGKERRGSLVLLGALSSLFDTPDREAPSVSAELNLLMRGNELKTPWRFSGPSAPCLTAWAGRHRVSQELNTLKQGQERRKSLVVFGAHSPLLDTLDRELRVSAELNLLMALLSRWGPSGDTPGNGHSACRESVVQGGSSTGESHALAQQLSAASRPPWQPRLGHWALPSAHQCVPGEAFPDAFRMGQLNCTHGSRSKRERVPIRSLEVLLCQRVRVTWGRETRERDLFLLSDVLIIAKPKRGGAPRPKLVLALDQLQVLCGSTGAAGDGAQEEEGKNSNSLVLTWSHGSCIVTFPSWALKELWVSAFLGIPEEGEGPKVTQLPSINLLLKVLHGLNAEKTLNTSRLERLLEEQAKAGAEQQPPPIPFGSGGEDGHAAGEFGADRHRVALLSTAPSPRPCSSSRELPSQAPCSQTLPLPCPWWGVGGER from the exons ATGAAGGAGCTGATAGTCCATAGAGAGTGCAAGGAGGGCAGTGATATAAAGCAGGGCAAGGAGAGAAGGGGCTCCTTGGTGCTCTTGGGCGCCCTCAGCTCCCTCTTTGACACCCCTGACAGGGAAGCACCCAGTGTATCAGCTGAGTTAAACCTCTTAATGAGGGGGAATGAGTTAAAAACTCCCTGGCGGTTTTCAGGTCCTTCAGCTCCCTGTTTGACAGCCTGGGCAGGGAGACACAGGGTATCACAGGAGCTGAACACCTTAAAGCAGGgccaggagagaaggaaatccTTGGTGGTCTTTGGGGCCCACAGCCCTCTGCTTGATACCCTGGACAGGGAGCTCAGGGTATCAGCGGAGTTAAACCTCTTAAT GGCCCTGTTGAGTCGTTGGGGTCCCAGTGGTGACACCCCTGGCAACGGGCACAGTGCCTGCAGGGAGAGTGTtgtgcagggagggagcagcactggggagagcCACGCTCTtgcccagcagctctctgcGGCATCGCGACCCCCTTGGCAGCCTCGCTTGGGCCATTGGGCACTGCCCTCAGCCCACCAGTGTGTCCCAGGCGAGGCTTTTCCGGACGCTTTCAGGATGGGACAGCTGAACTGCACCCATGGCTCCAG gagcaaGCGGGAGCGCGTGCCCATCCGCTCCCTCGaggtgctgctctgccagcGCGTGAGGGTGACCTGGGGCCGTGAGACGAGGGAAAGGGACCTCTTCCTCTTGAGCGATGTTTTGATCATCGCCAAGCCCAA ACGTGGCGGAGCCCCGCGCCCCAAGCTCGTCCTGGCCCTGGACCAGCTCCAGGTGCTGTGCGGCAGCACAGGGGCGGCCGGGGATGGAGCtcaagaggaagaagggaagaacagCAACTCCCTTGTCCTCACCTGGTCCCACGGCTCCTGCATCGTCACCTTCCC ctcctgggcgCTGAAGGAGCTCTGGGTCAGCGCCTTCCTTGG AATACCAGAAGAAGGAGAGGGACCCAAGGTGACCCAGCTGCCCTCCATCAACCTCCTGCTGAAGGTGCTGCATGGCCTCAATGCT GAGAAGACACTCAACACCAGCAGgctggagaggctgctggaggagcaggcaAAG gctggtgcagagcagcagccacctcccaTCCCCTTTGGCAGCGGAGGGGAAGACGGTCATGCGGCTGGTGAGTTTGGAGCAGACAGACACAGGGTGGCCCTTCTCTCCACGGCCCCATCGCCAcggccctgcagcagcagcagagagctgcccagcCAGGCCCCTTGTTCCCAAACGCTGCCTCTCCCCTGCCCTTGGTGGGGTGTGGGAGGAGAGCGCTGA